From Brevibacillus marinus, a single genomic window includes:
- the hutI gene encoding imidazolonepropionase has translation MQKQTKPLWIRHASQLVTLAGSSHQPRTGKQMEQLAIIEDGSVWLEDGRIRHVGTDREVAEACRGRLQEAEIIDASGKLVTPGLVDPHTHLVFAGSRENEFALRLKGATYMEIMRQGGGIHATTSATRRADRETLYAESKRRLDQFLLHGVTMVEAKSGYGLSLESELKQLEVAARLHQTHPVDLVSTFMGAHAAPPEYKDDPDRFVDYVIDVMIPEVARRKLAEFNDVFCERGVFTPEQSRRILEAGLRHGLLPKIHADEIEPYGGAELAAEIGAVSADHLLRASDEGIAMLAEAGVIAVLLPGTAFFLMAEAANGRKLIDAGVPVALSTDCNPGSSPTVSLPLIMNLGCLKMGMTPAEVLVAATINAAHAIRRGHEIGSIEVNKRADLVIFDVPNYMQLQYHYGVNHADTVIKSGVKVVEGGRLL, from the coding sequence ATGCAAAAGCAAACAAAACCGCTCTGGATCCGGCATGCCAGCCAGCTGGTGACGCTGGCCGGCAGTTCCCATCAACCGCGGACCGGGAAGCAAATGGAACAATTGGCGATCATCGAGGACGGCAGTGTCTGGCTGGAAGACGGACGGATCCGCCACGTCGGCACCGACCGGGAAGTGGCGGAAGCCTGCCGCGGACGGCTGCAGGAAGCGGAGATCATCGACGCCAGCGGCAAACTGGTCACGCCTGGCCTGGTTGACCCCCACACCCATCTCGTGTTCGCCGGCAGTCGCGAAAACGAGTTTGCGCTGCGGCTGAAAGGCGCGACGTACATGGAGATCATGCGGCAGGGCGGCGGCATTCACGCCACCACCTCCGCCACCCGCCGGGCGGACCGCGAAACGCTCTACGCGGAGAGCAAACGGCGGCTGGATCAGTTCCTGCTGCACGGCGTAACGATGGTGGAAGCAAAAAGCGGCTACGGGCTGTCGCTGGAAAGCGAGTTGAAGCAGCTGGAAGTGGCCGCCCGGCTGCACCAGACGCATCCGGTCGACCTCGTCAGCACTTTCATGGGAGCGCACGCTGCCCCGCCGGAATACAAAGACGATCCCGACCGCTTCGTCGATTACGTGATCGACGTGATGATTCCGGAAGTGGCGCGGCGCAAACTGGCGGAGTTTAACGACGTCTTTTGCGAGCGGGGGGTTTTCACGCCGGAGCAGTCGCGGCGGATTCTCGAGGCGGGACTGCGGCACGGCTTGCTGCCGAAGATCCATGCCGATGAGATTGAGCCGTACGGAGGCGCCGAGCTGGCCGCAGAGATCGGCGCCGTCTCCGCCGACCACCTGCTGCGCGCCTCCGACGAAGGCATCGCGATGCTGGCGGAAGCGGGCGTGATCGCCGTACTGCTGCCGGGAACCGCCTTTTTCCTGATGGCCGAAGCGGCCAACGGGCGGAAGCTGATCGACGCCGGCGTCCCGGTCGCCTTGTCTACCGACTGCAACCCCGGTTCTTCCCCTACCGTTTCGCTGCCCTTGATCATGAATCTGGGCTGTCTGAAAATGGGCATGACACCGGCGGAAGTCCTGGTGGCCGCCACGATCAACGCTGCCCACGCCATTCGGCGCGGCCATGAGATCGGCAGCATTGAAGTGAACAAAAGGGCGGACCTGGTCATCTTCGACGTTCCCAACTACATGCAGCTGCAGTACCACTACGGCGTCAACCATGCGGACACTGTGATCAAAAGCGGTGTGAAAGTGGTGGAAGGAGGACGGCTGCTCTGA
- a CDS encoding YjiH family protein: MKVQAGTQVETGRTAPAPAHVAKFIVYSLLGIFMFFIPISINGTSSIPLDHLVTWIRSLVPSVVPLYALIVILLGALYPFATKSWNKDKVTVVFSFLKLLGVIVAAMIYFRIGPAWMLAENMGPFLFEKLVIPVGLLVPIGSVFLAMLVGYGLLEFAGVLMQPVMRPIWKTPGRSAIDAVASFVGSYSIGLLITNRIFKEGKYTVKEAAIIATGFSTVSATFMVVVAKTLGLMEIWNLFFWTSLVVTFLVTAITVRLWPLSKMSDSYYAGTGEPEQVVRRQFLSTAWRQAMEAAAHSASLARNVWENLRDGFLMTMGILPSIMSIGLLGLVLAEYTPLFDWIGYLFYPFTLLLQIPEPLLAAKAAAIEIAEMFLPALLAADAPLVTKFIIGIVSISAILFFSATIPCILSTDIPISIPQLLVIWLERTILTLILTTPVAFLLL; this comes from the coding sequence ATGAAAGTACAAGCCGGCACACAAGTTGAGACGGGCAGGACGGCACCGGCCCCCGCCCATGTCGCGAAGTTCATCGTGTACAGTTTGCTCGGTATTTTTATGTTCTTCATTCCCATCTCCATCAACGGTACTTCCTCGATCCCGCTTGACCACCTGGTCACCTGGATCAGATCGCTTGTACCGTCCGTGGTACCGCTGTACGCACTGATCGTCATTTTGCTCGGCGCACTCTATCCCTTTGCGACAAAAAGCTGGAACAAAGACAAGGTGACCGTCGTGTTTTCCTTCCTCAAGCTGCTGGGCGTGATCGTCGCCGCCATGATTTACTTCCGGATCGGTCCTGCCTGGATGCTCGCGGAGAATATGGGGCCGTTCCTGTTTGAAAAGCTGGTCATCCCGGTCGGCTTGCTCGTACCGATCGGTTCCGTCTTCCTGGCCATGCTCGTCGGCTACGGTCTGCTGGAGTTTGCCGGCGTGCTGATGCAGCCGGTGATGCGCCCGATCTGGAAGACACCGGGCCGCTCGGCGATTGACGCCGTTGCCTCCTTTGTCGGCAGCTATTCGATCGGACTGTTGATCACCAACCGCATCTTCAAGGAGGGGAAGTACACGGTCAAGGAAGCAGCGATTATTGCCACCGGTTTTTCCACCGTGTCGGCGACGTTTATGGTCGTCGTCGCGAAAACGCTGGGCCTGATGGAGATCTGGAACCTCTTCTTCTGGACGTCGCTGGTCGTCACGTTCCTGGTCACGGCCATTACCGTACGTCTCTGGCCGCTCAGCAAGATGAGTGACAGCTACTACGCGGGGACAGGTGAACCGGAACAAGTGGTTCGCCGGCAATTCCTGTCCACAGCCTGGCGGCAGGCGATGGAGGCAGCGGCGCATTCGGCAAGCCTGGCCCGCAACGTGTGGGAGAACCTGCGTGACGGATTTCTGATGACGATGGGGATCCTGCCGTCGATCATGTCCATTGGCCTGCTTGGACTGGTACTGGCCGAGTATACTCCGCTGTTCGACTGGATCGGCTACCTGTTTTATCCGTTCACTCTGCTGTTGCAGATACCGGAACCGCTGTTGGCAGCGAAAGCAGCGGCGATCGAAATCGCCGAGATGTTCCTGCCGGCTCTGCTGGCCGCCGATGCCCCCCTGGTCACCAAGTTCATCATCGGCATCGTTTCCATCTCGGCCATCCTGTTCTTCTCGGCCACCATTCCCTGCATCTTGTCGACCGACATTCCGATCAGTATTCCCCAACTGCTGGTCATCTGGCTGGAGCGGACCATCCTTACCCTGATCCTGACCACACCTGTCGCCTTCCTGCTGTTGTAA
- a CDS encoding helix-turn-helix domain-containing protein yields MAKLLIADRDPNERTGIAWLVSSYTLNYETVLTAGTPADFVRLMEAERPEVICLELDMIPRDGWDNVRELILHYRPQVIVMTAEATFERALQGIQLHALDLWVKPQSPDTIRRVLTRLAKETAGAVREAEEDSDPLVPAVSYHSLFLPQESPAGCDRLLLIQPENTGRLSMLLHYLQDYPFRTPPVLLPLSDAIVCVFTSAEPPSAQKLHHTARRLLREWEETHVEPLSVIIYEAEDPLLPLHQQYRHAKQALEIRFFTGYRQISLVKGKVDWLMIDPFLTPAEQRTWIEMLNDGDWEKIKRWMYREFLNKTAPYPEPGLLRTRLTSILAQVRRFLKANCLDEGEIEVRYHQIFETILYNPILYRIVQEFLLFLYEVFETHRRRETARTDVIEQAVRYMEERFAQSSLRLEEVARHVDRSPAYLSHLISKRTGRSFRQLLTSLRLKEAQRLLRETNLSIQEVAGKCGFDNAHYFSRIFKEKTGTSPRQFRNRKK; encoded by the coding sequence ATGGCCAAACTGCTGATTGCCGACCGCGACCCCAATGAACGGACGGGGATTGCCTGGCTCGTCTCCTCCTATACCCTCAACTATGAAACCGTACTCACAGCGGGAACGCCGGCCGACTTCGTCCGGCTGATGGAAGCGGAACGTCCCGAGGTGATCTGTCTCGAACTGGACATGATTCCGCGAGACGGCTGGGACAATGTAAGAGAGCTCATCCTGCATTACCGGCCGCAGGTGATTGTGATGACCGCCGAAGCTACATTTGAACGGGCGCTGCAGGGCATTCAGCTGCACGCGCTGGACCTGTGGGTGAAACCGCAGTCGCCGGATACGATCAGGCGTGTGTTGACCCGTTTGGCTAAGGAAACGGCGGGCGCTGTCCGCGAGGCGGAGGAGGACAGCGATCCGCTTGTGCCCGCCGTTTCCTACCATTCCTTGTTTTTGCCGCAGGAGTCTCCTGCAGGCTGCGATCGTTTGCTGCTGATCCAACCGGAAAATACCGGCCGACTTTCGATGCTGCTGCATTACCTGCAGGATTACCCGTTTCGCACGCCGCCCGTGCTGCTGCCGCTCAGCGATGCGATTGTCTGCGTTTTTACCTCCGCTGAACCGCCGTCGGCGCAAAAGCTCCATCACACGGCCCGCCGCCTGCTGCGCGAGTGGGAAGAAACGCATGTTGAACCCTTGTCGGTGATCATCTACGAAGCGGAAGATCCGCTGCTTCCTCTCCACCAGCAGTACCGGCATGCCAAACAAGCGCTGGAAATCCGCTTTTTCACGGGATACCGGCAGATTTCCCTGGTGAAAGGAAAAGTGGACTGGCTGATGATCGACCCCTTCCTGACGCCGGCCGAGCAGCGAACCTGGATCGAGATGCTGAACGACGGTGACTGGGAGAAAATCAAGCGCTGGATGTACCGGGAGTTTCTGAACAAGACAGCGCCGTATCCCGAACCGGGGCTGCTCAGAACGAGGCTGACCAGCATTCTCGCGCAGGTCCGCCGCTTTCTGAAGGCCAACTGCCTCGACGAAGGGGAGATCGAAGTGCGCTATCACCAGATTTTTGAGACGATCTTGTACAACCCGATTCTTTACCGGATCGTCCAAGAGTTTCTGCTGTTTCTCTACGAAGTGTTTGAGACCCATCGCCGCCGCGAAACCGCGCGAACCGATGTGATCGAACAGGCGGTCCGCTACATGGAAGAGCGATTTGCGCAGTCCTCGCTGCGGCTGGAAGAAGTGGCCCGTCACGTCGACCGCAGCCCTGCTTATCTCAGCCACCTGATCAGCAAACGGACAGGCCGTTCCTTCCGCCAGCTGCTCACCTCCCTCCGCTTAAAGGAAGCGCAGCGTCTGCTGCGGGAAACCAACCTGTCCATCCAGGAAGTGGCAGGTAAATGCGGGTTTGACAACGCCCATTACTTCAGCAGGATTTTTAAGGAAAAAACGGGGACATCCCCCCGCCAGTTTCGGAATCGCAAGAAATGA
- the hutU gene encoding urocanate hydratase produces MSNTHQPNKRVIPLLTGTQLQTKGWIQEAALRMLHNNLHPDVAERPEDLVVYGGIGKAARNWECFDAIVKTLKNLESDETLLIQSGKPVAVFRTHPDAPRVLIANSNLVPAWATWEHFHELDKKGLMMYGQMTAGSWIYIGSQGIVQGTYETFAECARQHFNGSLAGTITVTAGLGGMGGAQPLAVSLNGGVSINIEVDLSRIQRRLATRYLDLQAADLDEAIQLALTAKREKKGLSIGLLGNAPEILEEMLRRGFIPDVLTDQTSAHDPLNGYIPLGMSLAEAAELRQRDPKTYEARARASIAAHVRAMLEMQRRGAVTFDYGNNIRQVAKDEGVTNAFDFPGFVPAYIRPLFCEGKGPFRWAALSGDPEDIYKTDEVILREFSYNRHLCNWIEMARERIQFQGLPARICWLGYGERARFGKIINEMVAKGELKAPIVIGRDHLDSGSVASPNRETEAMKDGSDAVADWPILNALINAVGGASWVSVHHGGGVGMGYSLHAGMVIVADGSKEAEKRLERVLTTDPGMGIVRHADAGYEQAIKAAKENGIHIPMLNG; encoded by the coding sequence ATGTCCAACACCCATCAGCCGAACAAGCGCGTCATCCCTTTGCTCACCGGCACCCAGCTGCAGACCAAAGGCTGGATTCAGGAAGCGGCATTGCGCATGCTGCACAACAACCTGCATCCCGATGTGGCCGAACGCCCGGAAGATCTGGTCGTCTACGGCGGAATCGGCAAAGCGGCCCGCAATTGGGAATGCTTCGACGCGATCGTGAAAACACTGAAAAATCTGGAATCGGACGAAACGCTGCTGATTCAGTCCGGCAAACCGGTTGCCGTCTTTCGGACGCACCCCGATGCGCCGCGCGTGCTGATCGCCAACTCCAACCTGGTGCCGGCATGGGCCACCTGGGAGCACTTCCATGAGCTGGACAAGAAGGGCTTGATGATGTACGGACAGATGACCGCGGGCAGCTGGATTTACATCGGCAGCCAGGGCATCGTGCAGGGAACGTACGAGACGTTTGCCGAATGCGCGCGGCAGCACTTCAACGGCAGCCTGGCCGGAACGATTACGGTAACCGCCGGTCTCGGCGGGATGGGCGGCGCCCAGCCGCTGGCCGTCTCGCTCAACGGCGGCGTGAGCATCAACATTGAAGTTGACCTCAGCCGCATCCAGCGGCGGCTCGCCACGCGCTACCTGGATCTGCAGGCAGCCGATCTGGACGAAGCGATTCAGCTGGCGCTGACCGCAAAACGGGAGAAAAAAGGGCTCTCCATCGGCCTGCTCGGCAATGCGCCGGAAATCCTTGAGGAGATGCTGCGGCGCGGCTTCATTCCCGATGTGCTGACCGATCAGACGTCGGCGCACGACCCGCTCAACGGGTACATTCCGCTCGGCATGAGCCTGGCGGAAGCGGCCGAGCTGCGGCAGCGCGACCCCAAGACGTACGAAGCAAGAGCGCGCGCCAGCATTGCCGCGCACGTGCGGGCGATGCTGGAGATGCAGCGGCGGGGGGCTGTCACCTTCGACTACGGCAACAACATCCGCCAGGTAGCGAAAGACGAGGGGGTGACGAACGCATTTGATTTTCCCGGCTTCGTCCCCGCCTATATTCGCCCGCTGTTCTGTGAGGGCAAAGGGCCGTTTCGCTGGGCGGCGCTGTCCGGCGATCCGGAGGACATCTACAAAACCGACGAGGTGATCCTGCGCGAATTCAGCTACAATCGCCATTTATGCAACTGGATCGAGATGGCGCGAGAGCGGATCCAGTTTCAGGGACTTCCCGCGCGGATCTGCTGGCTGGGATACGGCGAACGGGCCCGCTTCGGCAAAATCATCAACGAGATGGTGGCCAAGGGAGAACTGAAGGCGCCGATCGTGATTGGCCGCGACCACCTCGACTCCGGTTCCGTCGCCTCGCCCAACCGTGAAACGGAAGCGATGAAAGACGGCAGCGACGCGGTGGCCGATTGGCCGATCCTCAACGCGCTGATCAACGCGGTCGGCGGAGCCAGTTGGGTATCGGTGCATCATGGCGGCGGCGTCGGGATGGGCTATTCGCTGCATGCCGGAATGGTCATCGTCGCAGACGGGAGCAAGGAAGCGGAAAAACGGCTGGAACGCGTCTTGACCACGGATCCGGGGATGGGGATCGTCCGCCACGCCGATGCCGGATACGAACAGGCGATCAAAGCAGCGAAAGAAAATGGCATCCACATCCCGATGCTCAACGGATAA